The nucleotide window AAATGATCTACTAAGGAAAAAACTTTTTTTGTGAAAATTCTATCAAATATTGTTGACTCATGAGGTTCAATATTGTGGCAAGTTAGTATAACTTTTTTTTTTCTAAACACACTATTTAGTTTCAAAATTGTATATTGTAATGGGGCTAATAAAGGAGACACCCAATGCAAAAACATTATGTCTGCTTTTTTCATGATATTATATGTTTTTATCCATGTAAATGGATTGTACCATTTGATAAAATTGGTATATTTAGTTTCAAAATGTAACCCATTACCACTTTTAGAAGGTAGTTTTCCTTTATAAAGAAAGGGAGGATACAGTTTATCGAAACCAACAATATTCAAATTAACTTTATTTTTTAATTGGTTAGCTAACAATACACAGTATTGAACTATTCCTCCTTGAAAAGGGGGATTATGAGTTAACATACATACTTTTATTTTATTTTTGTCCATCTTCGTTATATTGCATATTAATAAATTTAAATAAATAAATTTAGCATTAATTTTAAGTAAAATAAAATTTTAGTTATATGAAATTCAATAAAACTTCGCCCCACAACCTTTACTTTTATTAATTTTAAGTACTAAGTTTAAATATATAAAACTATCTTTTTGCAAAATATGCTTTCCTTTATTTGGTTTTTAAAAACACAAATTATTTAAAACTAAATAATATTCAAAAACAATGGCTAAAATCGGTATTATTGGGGGGAGTGGGTTAGATAACCCAGACATTTTAGAAGATGCAAAAGATATTGAAGTAAATACGTCTTATGGTAAACCAAGTTCTAGTTTAAAGGTTGGTAAAATAAATGGGGTTGATATTGTATTATTGTCGAGACATGGGAGAGAACACACCATCCCTCCGTCTCAAGTAAATTTTAGAGCAAATATTCAAGCATTAAAAGAACAAGGATGTACTCATATATTATCAACAACAGCCTGTGGTTCATTAAAAAAAGATATTGAAAGAGGAGATCTTATTATACTTGATCAGTTTATTGATTTCACAAAGCATAGATTCGCAACTTTCTACGAAAAATTTGAACAAAATAACCCCCAACATATACAAATGGCAGACCCTTTTTCATCGAAACTTAGAGAAAAACTTATTAAAACTTGCAAGGAATTGGGATTAAAACATCATGAAAAAGGAACTGTAATAACTATTGAAGGTCCAAGATTTTCCACTAAAGCGGAGAGTAAGATGTTTCATATGTGGGGTGCAGATATAATAAATATGTCGATTGCACCAGAAGCGATTTTAGCAAAAGAGGCAGGCGTTCCTTATGCTTCTGTTGCTATGAGTACAGACTATGATTGCTTATTTGATGATGTTCCTTCTGTAACATGGGAAGAAGTATTAAAAGTTTTTAAGGAAAACGCACACAAAGTTACAAATTTACTTATTGCAACGATACCGAAGGTGAAATAAATGCCACATATCGTTAAATCAAAAATAAGAACAGTTCCACATTGGCCTAAAAAAGGGGTTATGTTTAGAGATATAACTACATTACTTAAAGATAGCGAAGGGTTTAATCGTATGGTTAATCTTCTTGTTGAAAGATATAAAGATATTGAAATTGAATCAGTTATAGGAATTGAATCAAGAGGATTTATTGTTGGTAGTGTTTTAGCTCATAAATTAAATGTAGGTTTTATTCCAATTAGAAAACCAAATAAATTGCCAGCAGAAACTATTTCAGAAGAATATGAATTAGAATATGGAAAAGATAAAATTGAGATTCATAAAGATGCAATTTCTCAAGGAAATAAAGTTTTACTTGTAGATGATTTGATTGCTACAGGAGGAACAGCATTAGCTGCATGTAACTTAATTAAAAAACTTGGTGGAGAAATAGTTGAATGTTGTTTTATTATTGATTTACCAGATTTGGGTGGCAAGGAAAAATTAGAAAAAGATGGAAATAAGGTGTTTTCTTTAGTTGAATTTGAAGGCGAATAAATAACTTTTATTATCTTCCTACACTTATATAGTTAAATCCCAGATCTGACATTTCTTTAGGATCGTAAATATTCCTACCATCTATAATGTTGGGTTCTTTTAATGAATCCTTTATTTTTTCTTTATCAAGGGATCTAAACTCGTCCCATTCTGTTACTACAACTAAACAAGAACTGCCTTTTAATGCTTCATAAGGTGTTTTAAAATAATTTACTTTATTTAGAATTTTTTTTGTTTTTTCTTGAGCTTCTGGATCAAAAACGTTTATTAGAGCACCTTCTTTTTGTAATTGATCTATAACAACTAATGATGGTGCGCCTCTTATATCATCTGTTTTGGGTTTAAAGGATAAACCCCATATTGTTATTGTTTTGTCTTTTAAATTAGGTGTTAATTTTTTGATTTTTGATAACAATGATTTTTTTTGTTCGCAATTCACTTTGTCTACGGCTTCTAATATGCTAGTTTCACATTTATTTTGTTTTAATGTTTGTATTAAAGCTTGTACATCTTTAGGAAAACAACTACCTCCATATCCGACTCCTGCTTGTAAAAATCTAGGGCCAATTCTTGAATCTAAGCCCATACCCTGAGCAACTTTCTTAATATCTGCTCCAATTTTTTCTGATAAATGGGATAACTCATTCATAAAAGAGATTCTCGTTGCCAACATAGCATTTGAACCATATTTTATTAGTTCCGCACTTTTGATATCTGTATAGAATATGGGTTTTCCTGTTCTCGCCACAGGTTCATAGATTTTACCCATTATACTTTTTGCTTTATCTGAATCAGAGCCTATTACAATTCGATCTGGAACCATAAAATCTTTTATTGAAGTTCCTTCTTTAAGAAATTCGGGATTAGATACAACATCAAATTCAATTTGTTCTTTTTGATTTTTTTTTATAATATTCTTTACTAACTCTCCTGTTCCAACAGGAACTGTACTTTTATTAACTATAACTTTATAATCATTCATATATTTTCCAATATCTTTAGCAACAGATGTAACAAAAATTAGATCAGCTTCATTATTTTTCCCAGTGGGGGTTCCAACAGCCACAAAAATTACTTCAGAGGTTTTTATAGCATGTCGAGAGTCTGTTGTAAAAAAGATCCTCTTTTCATTAAGATTCCTATCAATAATTTCTTTTAAACCGGGTTCATATATTGGAATTTTTCCTTTTTTAAGATTTTCAACTTTGTTTACATCTACATCTACGCAAATTACATCATTTCCTAGATCAGCTAAACAGGATCCAACAACTAACCCCACATATCCTGCCCCAAATACAGAGATTTTCATAATAAATAACAATAAAGAGCTATTTAAATAATTAATGAATTAAATAATCAAAATCATAACCTTTTTAAACCGATTAATAATCATTCTGTTTGGACGGTCATAGCAGCCGGGTTCCACATGGTCTCATTTCGAACCCATAAGTTAAACCGGCTTACGTTCTTAGAAGTACTGCATTACGCGGGAACCTAAGAAAGCTGTCCATCTTTACTTTAATTCTAAAATAATCTTTTTGTCCTTAGAATTAACTTCTTTAATGATTTTATGGTCTTTTAACTTTTCTTTAATTTCCTTCCAAGAGTGTTTTTTTGTTGCATTATTTATAGTTTCTAAAATTTCATTTATCAGTTTATGATTATTATATATTTTTTCTGCTTTTTTCTCGTTTTCTTTTATGTTTTTTTCAACATCGTTTGTTTTTTCTTTTTGTTTTAATATAATCTTCTCTATTTTCCCTATCTTTTTCTCATAAATTTTTGTTTTTTCATCTTTAATTATAGAATTTAATGATTTGCTCATTACAAAATCAAGAGCAGAATTATAATTTTCAAATTTTTTACAATCAAGATTGTGATACAACTCCATAGGAAAAGGGATAATATCTAAAGGTTGTTTATTTTTATATATAATACAAGATTCTATTTTCTTTTCTATTAATTTTTTAATTGATTTTATTATTAAATTTGTTTCTTTATCATCAGGTATCATTTTATTTTTATCAACACCAGATAACAAACAAACTTCTTCTGCATAAACTCCACCCAACCCTATCTCGCTTGCTAATTTTTTAACCAATTGTTTTTTTATATTTAGTATTTCTTTTATTGTGCTTTTATCTAATTCAAAAAAATTAACTTTTTTTGGAGGTAAATTATATTTAACATTTGTCTTTAATTCTCTGTCTCTCCATTTGTGCCTCTTTAATAAACATAGGATCTTATTATCATTATCACACAAGATAATGTTTCCTTTATTAAACAATTCCACTATTAAATAATATTTTTCTTCTTTAGTTTCAAACAAAAACTTAATAATTCTCTCGGAATTAACCTGAGTAATTTGTTTTAATCTTGAATTTATCAAATATTTCCTTAGTGTCATACAAAAACCACTTGGTTTTATGGCAGATTTTTTTTCATTTGTTAAATAAATGAGATTAGGCAAAATTCTCAATATCCTTTTTCCTTTTCCTTGAACAAAAAACCGCATTACTAACTCTTCTTTTTCTGGATTTGTAATAGAATCAACTTTAGAGTCAATTAAACATTGAAATTCCTTAATCAAATATCTTATTTCCAATGAACTTATTTCTTTCTTCATTTTATCCTAATATTTTTCACGTTAACTTTTTTACTAGTATCTACTTTAAGAACTTTATGTTTGTTCTCTTTTGCTTCATTTAAACAAATATCAAATATTTCACAATCCAAATTTTCTCTTATTTTAGATTTATTATATTTTCTCTTTTTTAATCTTTTTTCTAATGTTTTCAAATTACATTTGGTTATTATACATAAATCAACATATTTTTTAGGTAAATAATGGCTCAAATGACTATCTATCACTAAATTTTTCTTAGTTTGAACCAATTTAATTAACAATTTGTTTAATTTTTTAACATCAACAACATAACATCTTTTCTTTCTGTCATATTTTTCGTCTAATTTATTGTCTTTTATTAATTTATTGACATCAATATATTCATAAATGAACTGTTTTGACAATTTTTTAGCTAAAGTTGTCTTACCAGTACAAGGTGTTCCTGAAATGCAAATAACAGTCATAGTTTTACACTTATTTGGAAATTATATAAAACTAACGAAAAAATTATATATCTCTTTTGATTAGTATAAATTTATGCTACAAGAAATTTCTCTATCAACGTCAAAAAAACAAGAATTCGTTGACATAACATTAGATATAAATAATATTGTGAAAAAATCCAAGATTAAGGAGGGAATTTGTGTTGTTTACTGTCCACATACAACCACAGGAATAACAATCAATGAAAATGCAGACCCTTCTGTAAAAAAAGACATGATAAAAAAACTATCTCAACTTGTTCCAGAAAATGATGGTTATTCTCATACCGAAGGTAATTCAGATGCCCATATAAACTCTTCAATATTAGGTAATGAAAAATCAATAATTATTAAGAATAATGAACTAATCCTAGGAACATGGCAAGGAATACTATTTTTTGAAGGAGATGGACCAAGAAAAAGAAGAGTATTAGTAAAAATAATTAAATCTTAAAATGGCTTTATGCGATATGTGTGGAAAAGAAACAAGATTAAGAGCAGCACTAATCGAAGGAACTGAACTAAATGTTTGTGAAAAATGTGGTAAGTTTGGAAAAACAATAAGGAAAAATAATTATATTCATCAAACAAAAAAAACAAGAATAAAAGAGAAAGAAATCGAAGAGGAAGTCATAGAGAGAATTGTTAAAGATTATGGTAATTTGATTAAAGATGCTAGAGAAAAAATAAACCTAAAACAAGAGGATTTTGCTAAAAAAATAAACGAAAAGGTTTCATTAATACACAATATAGAATCAGGACACCATGAACCAAATATTAAATTAGCACAAAAAATAGAGAAATTTCTAAAAATTAAATTAATTGAAGAGGGAAAATTAGAAAAAACAGAATTAAAAACAACCAAATCAGAAACATTAACAATTGGGGACTTGATTAAACTAAAAAAATAGAATTATTTTACACACAGCTCTGGTTTTTCTTTATAATTTTTACATATTTCTTGAATTAAATCATCTTTGCCAATTAATTTGTCAAAAACAGAATCTTCTATAACTACAGAAGGTATTTTCGTAATATTATATGTTTGTTTTAATACCCCTACCATGGGTTCGTTTCTGAAATCAGCATCTAAAGAAAATACCAAAAGCCTATCTTTTAATTTTTCTTTTAAATAGCTTAATACAGTTGATTGAGCACCACACTCCACACATTCTTCATTCGAATAAAAATACAATACAGAGACATGTTCTGCTTGACAATTTTCCTTAATCTTTTGATTTAGTAACCAATACCTTATTTGAGCCAAAAGATATCCTCTTTTAAGCTCTGTATAGCTTTTTTTGCTTGTTTCTTGTATGTAAAAATCAACTTTTGATTGGGCCTTTCCTACATCATTTAAACTTGTTTCAAGAATTTTATTAAAAATATGGCAACTTACATTAGTTGCACTTAAATCTAAATAAAGTGATTGTAATTGTAAGCTTTCATAATCTATTTTTTGTTTATAAGATATTTCTTCTAAGTAGTCTGTTCTCTCTGCTGTTAAAGTGTATCCTACTAAGATGCCTATTAAAAAAATAAAAGAAGTTAATATTAAAGATAAAGCAAATCTCCTTTTGCTTATTACTCTCTCATAAGTCCCTTTTACCATCTTTGTATTTTGCCTCTGATTAAATCAAATATAACTCCAATCCATATAACACCAATCATAAAGGGGTAAAGGATAATATAAAAGAATATTGGTTTTTTATTGTGTCTTACTCTTTCGCCAGCTTTATGATGTGCTAAAACTAAAAATATTAAACCCAAGAATAAGATAACTAAACCATAAAACATGGGGGTAAAATTAAGATTAAGGATCGTATAATCTTTCACCCCTTTAGTAAACAAAGGGATAAAGTCGAAGTTTATATGGCTCAAATCATAAATTTTATCTATCAGGGGTTTTAGTAATTTCCAAAAAACCACTATTAAAAACAAAGTAACAGATATAAAAGCCGATATAAAAACCATAGGCATTTGTAAAACACCAAAATCTCCATAAGATCTGTTAAAAATCAATCTTCTATATTTAAAAATATTTATCAGACTTCCCTTGTACCATCTATTTCTTTGTTTATAAAACTCTAAAAATGTACCGGGTGCTTTTGTAAGGATAGATGTTTCAAGGGTTTGAATAATTTCAAAATTTGCTTTTTGTATCCTAATAGCGATTTCCAAATCCTCTACAAGGTTCTTTTCATCAAATCCCCCTAATCCAACAAGCACATCCTTTCTATAAACAGAAAAAGGTCCTGGTGTAACATGTACACAATTTAAACGACTCATGACTCTTTTATAATAAAAATTAATTAAATATTCACAATGTTGTATTTGTCTCACAAGAGTTGATTTATGTTGTACTTCAATAACAGGCAAAACAGCTGCAATATTTTTTTTATAAAAATGAGGGAGCAAAACCTGGAGCGCTTCTTTTTTAACAATAGAATCGGCATCTAAAGGCACAAAAAACTCTCCTTTAGCTCTTCTTAGAGCATTATTCATAGCAACGCCTTTTCCTTGATTTTTTTGGTTGATTAAAGTAATATTTCTATTTTTGTTTTCTTTAATTAGTTTTTCAACAACTTTTTTGGTGTTGTCCTTGCTTCCATCATTGACAACAATTATTTCTATTTTTTCTCTTGGATAATCCAAATCAATAACAGATTGGATTGTTTCTTTTATATTTGATTCTTCATTATAAGCAGGCACACAAATAGTAACAAAAGGGAATTTCTTTAGTTTTCTTGGAGCCAACCTAATTCCCTTTTCATATAATGTTAACAACCAAAAGATTACAAGATATAAAGAAATAAAATACGCTATAAGTATTATTGCTTTAATCATTTTTTACCAAATGTTTTTCCATATTTCTACTTCGTTTTTGTAATACACACTTTTAAATGTTTGGTTATTTCTAAAAGCATACCATAATCCTTCTTTTTTGTCCCATATTTGACCCTTTTTCATCTTCTTATCAATAAATATGTATTTAACATTATATTTATTCATTAGTTTGCCTATTATTTCTGTATTTCTTGAATATAAGATGGTATTCGAATCTTCTAATTTTTGTTTCGCATTATTATAATTAAATAAACCATCTGTTATAACAGGCCTATCTGCCAAGTATTCAATCCAAAATCCTTTGCTATAATGTGAAAAAACAACATCCTCACTATCAGAATTATCATTTAACCATTCTAATGCTTTTTGTATATCTTCATCAGGTTCAGATACAGAAACTCTTCCAATATAAGAGATAGATGAAAACAATAAACCATAGATTAAAAATAATAAAGTGAGTTTTTTTAAAGGTTTTATTTCCCATTTCCCTTTCACAATATATGCAAAAGCAATTCCTGCAAAAATAGAGAAAATAAAGTTAAGATAAATCATAGCATAATTAAAATGATAGCTAATAAATAATAAAAGCAACATTAAAATATAACTATTTTTCAATTTCTGTTTATGCTTCCATGTAAAAGTTATTCCAACAATACCTAAAATTAATGTGAAAATACTTATCCCAACTTCTCCTCCTAAATCAGAAATAAAATCAGTTATTGTATTCCTTCCAACTAATTCTGTTTTAGAAGCAAAACCTCCATAAAAATAAAGAGGGGCATAATAAATCAATGCTAGAATTAATACAAAGGCCAAAATAATGTGGGCCTCTCTTTTTTTTGGAACTCCTATTTCTAGTAAAAATAAGAATAAAAATATGATTACAATAACATTAAGTAAATTAAAGATTGTTGCAATTAAAAAAACTAACAAAGAATATATAAATAATTTATCAGATTTCAAAAAAAGGTATGTACCTAACAATAATAACATTATAGATATACAAAATTCATTTGAAGTACCAAATGTAAATATAAAAGCAGGAGATAGCAACAATACAACAAAAGTAAAAAATCTTTGATAAAGATTTATTTTCAATTTTTTAAGTATCAAATAAAAAAAGATTACTGAAAATAAACCAGTTATTAGTGATATAGCTATTAATGAATTTTCTGGTGTAAAAAAATAGAACAAAGAAGCCAGAACAATATGATATGGTTTTGCAACATAATCTCTCCCATCAATTACTAGGTTATCTCTAAACTTTAATCCTTCTTCTAAAACTGTTTCAGATATTCTCATATCATAATATGATTTTTCTCCTAAAATAATGGGTCTTTCAGAAAGAACTCTTAGAACAGGAACAACAAGTGATGTCATTAATGTTAACAAAACAATGAATATCCACACATTTCTTGTTATAATATATTTTTTTATCATTTTTCTTCTATAACACATAATGTTTTGTATATTTCCACATCTTTATTGATAAATACTCTTTCAAAACAATTTTCTTCTATATAAAATAATTTATCTATTTTATATTCTTCTTTTGCTCTCTTTGAAAAATAAATATACTTTATGTTATATTCGTTCAACAATCTTATTGCTTGTGTTTCGGAGGTTGTTCGATACATTTTATATACGTTTTCTACTCTTTGGTCTATGTCTTCTACAAACATAAAATTAGAATCAATAAAATTTCTTCTTTTTGCAATTGTTGTTATCAAATGACCTTCACTTATAGTTGATAAGATCACCTCTTTCTCGCCTGTGTTCTCGTTTATCCAATTCAGCGCCTCTATCTCTTGATCAGAATATGATTGTTTTATTTTATTTGCAGCTAAAACCAAGGAAGGTATAACTGAGCTTATTAAGATTAATAAGAACAAAGATAGCGTAATTGTAAGTTTTATTTTTTTGTTTCTTGTAAATTTGTACAAAGAAGGATATATTTTTGCAAATAAAAAAGACATCACAAAACCAACAAATATCAAAGCCAAATTTAATTCTATTAATCTTAACCACATCAAAAAGCTTACAACAATTGCAAAGCTTATTAACAGGTATATTTTTTTGTCTTTTTTTTCAAAGATATATTTATATATAGTATATAATCCAAAAGCAAAAGGTAAAATCCCTATTAAATATATTGCTGTTAATATATTTACATCAATAAAATAGTTTTTTAATAATTCTTTTGGGATATTTTGCCATAAAATAACAAAACCATGATTCAAAAATACATTCTTAAAAGATACAAATAAAGTCCATACTATTAAAAATGTTGAAAATAATATTGATTCTACTTCTATTTTAGAGCTTTTAATTTTTTCTAGGAAAAGGAATAGTAAATATATCAACAAAGCAAAAACAAGAAAAATTACAGAAGGTGTTGTGATTCTCAATATCAATAAAGAAGTTATAAAATAAGCAATATATCTTTTTTCTTTATTTATAATTCTAATCATACAATACAATGCAAAAAACAAAATAGGTAATACGAAAGAATAAATGGATATGCTGTTTAATGTTTCAGCAAAAAATATTGGCATAAACCCCGCGATTAAAGCTGTAAAGAATTTGGTTGTTTTATCTTTTGTCAATTGCTCAGCAATCAAATAAGCAAGAATAACCATCAAAGAAGCAAATAAATTAGGAAAAAATTTTCCTACAAAATCTATTGGAAATATAAAGTTTAGAGCAGCAAGAGTATAATAAAATAAAGGAGGAAGATATAATGTTTTCCCACCATAACTTAAGTCATCTTTGGTCATTGGTAAAAAAGTTTCTTTTATATGTTCTACCTGTCTTATGTTATAATACGCTTCATCAGAACTAAATGTTTGTGTTTGAAATGCAAAAAAAAGTCTTGTTCCTAGAACAATAAAAAAGATGATTCCTAAGATGATATATTCTTTTTTCATTAATAAAAGATTATGTTCAGAATTTAAATATTTACTTGTTTTTTAGCAACTTTTATTAAAATAAACATAATTCTCTCTTTTATGAGGGTACCAACTGGGTCTAAAATACTGGACAAGATGCTTGAAGGGGGGTATGAAAAAGATGTTATTACAACAATCTATGGACCAGCAGGTTCAGGAAAAACAGTTTTAGCTATGCTTTGTAGCATAAATATGGCCAGAACAGGCAAAAAAATAATATATATTGATACAGAAAACTCTTTTTCAATAGAAAGGTTGAAACAAATTGCTCCTGATTATAAAAAAATACTTGATAATATTGTTTTTTTAAAACCAATTTCTTTTGAAGAGCAAAAAAAAGATTTTGAAAAATTAAAAGATTTAGTAAATGATAAGATTGGCTTAATTGTAGTAGATACAATAGCTATGTTATATAGACTAGAATTGGGCCAAAACGAGGAAGTCTATGACGTCAATAGAACATTAGGCAAACAAATCTCTTTTTTATCTGAAATTGCTCGTAAAAAAAACATTCCTATTTTGATTACTAACCAGGTTTATTCAAATTTTGAGGACAAAGGAAAGGTAAATATTGTAGGAGGAGATATATTAAAATATGGAAGCAAATGCTTGATTGAGCTTCAAATAACTCCTCAAAACAATAGAAGAGTTATACTAAAAAAACACAGATCACTTTCTCAAGAAAAGAGTATTTATCTAAAGATTGTTCAAACAGGGATAATAGGAACAAGAGAAGAAAGGGGATTTAAATTATTTTAATTTATTCCTCTGTAAAATCTTCAATCTTTTCTTTCATATCTTCTGGTTTTTTAATTAACCCTTTTTTAGTCAAATAGCCACTTGCTAATATCCAGAAAAACAAACCTAAAGATTTCTTTCCTTTATTATTACATGGAACAACTAAATCAATATTATTTGATTGATTGTTTGTATCACACAAAGCAATAATGGGGATTCCTATTTTTATTGAATCTTCTATTACATTTCTATCTGGCCAAGGGTCAGTTACTAAGACTACTTTTGGTTCAATAAAATTATCTAACATAGTATTAGTCAATACTCCAGGAGGATATCTTCCTGCAAAAAAATTACAACCAATTACTTTCCCAAAGGTTTTTACAGATTTCCATGCATTCTCCCTTCTACTAATAACCAAAATATCTTCTGGCTCAAACTGTGACAATAGATTTATTGCTGTTTTTATTCTCTCATCTATTTTTTGTAGATTTAAAACAGATAATCCATCGGGTCTTGTTTTATATATGAATTTAGACATGTATTTTGTCTTAAATTTTGTACCAATATGTATACCTGCCTTTAGATAAGTATCTTGTGCAACTAAAAATTGTTGTTCTTTTGCCATTCTTATTTAACCTCATTATTTTGTTTACCTTTTTTATAACCTCAGGTAAC belongs to Candidatus Woesearchaeota archaeon B3_Woes and includes:
- a CDS encoding UDP-glucose 6-dehydrogenase, encoding MKISVFGAGYVGLVVGSCLADLGNDVICVDVDVNKVENLKKGKIPIYEPGLKEIIDRNLNEKRIFFTTDSRHAIKTSEVIFVAVGTPTGKNNEADLIFVTSVAKDIGKYMNDYKVIVNKSTVPVGTGELVKNIIKKNQKEQIEFDVVSNPEFLKEGTSIKDFMVPDRIVIGSDSDKAKSIMGKIYEPVARTGKPIFYTDIKSAELIKYGSNAMLATRISFMNELSHLSEKIGADIKKVAQGMGLDSRIGPRFLQAGVGYGGSCFPKDVQALIQTLKQNKCETSILEAVDKVNCEQKKSLLSKIKKLTPNLKDKTITIWGLSFKPKTDDIRGAPSLVVIDQLQKEGALINVFDPEAQEKTKKILNKVNYFKTPYEALKGSSCLVVVTEWDEFRSLDKEKIKDSLKEPNIIDGRNIYDPKEMSDLGFNYISVGR
- a CDS encoding 30S ribosomal protein S2 is translated as MAKEQQFLVAQDTYLKAGIHIGTKFKTKYMSKFIYKTRPDGLSVLNLQKIDERIKTAINLLSQFEPEDILVISRRENAWKSVKTFGKVIGCNFFAGRYPPGVLTNTMLDNFIEPKVVLVTDPWPDRNVIEDSIKIGIPIIALCDTNNQSNNIDLVVPCNNKGKKSLGLFFWILASGYLTKKGLIKKPEDMKEKIEDFTEE
- the radB gene encoding DNA repair and recombination protein RadB yields the protein MRVPTGSKILDKMLEGGYEKDVITTIYGPAGSGKTVLAMLCSINMARTGKKIIYIDTENSFSIERLKQIAPDYKKILDNIVFLKPISFEEQKKDFEKLKDLVNDKIGLIVVDTIAMLYRLELGQNEEVYDVNRTLGKQISFLSEIARKKNIPILITNQVYSNFEDKGKVNIVGGDILKYGSKCLIELQITPQNNRRVILKKHRSLSQEKSIYLKIVQTGIIGTREERGFKLF
- a CDS encoding TIGR00270 family protein, which gives rise to MALCDMCGKETRLRAALIEGTELNVCEKCGKFGKTIRKNNYIHQTKKTRIKEKEIEEEVIERIVKDYGNLIKDAREKINLKQEDFAKKINEKVSLIHNIESGHHEPNIKLAQKIEKFLKIKLIEEGKLEKTELKTTKSETLTIGDLIKLKK
- the mtnP gene encoding S-methyl-5'-thioadenosine phosphorylase — protein: MAKIGIIGGSGLDNPDILEDAKDIEVNTSYGKPSSSLKVGKINGVDIVLLSRHGREHTIPPSQVNFRANIQALKEQGCTHILSTTACGSLKKDIERGDLIILDQFIDFTKHRFATFYEKFEQNNPQHIQMADPFSSKLREKLIKTCKELGLKHHEKGTVITIEGPRFSTKAESKMFHMWGADIINMSIAPEAILAKEAGVPYASVAMSTDYDCLFDDVPSVTWEEVLKVFKENAHKVTNLLIATIPKVK
- a CDS encoding adenine phosphoribosyltransferase encodes the protein MPHIVKSKIRTVPHWPKKGVMFRDITTLLKDSEGFNRMVNLLVERYKDIEIESVIGIESRGFIVGSVLAHKLNVGFIPIRKPNKLPAETISEEYELEYGKDKIEIHKDAISQGNKVLLVDDLIATGGTALAACNLIKKLGGEIVECCFIIDLPDLGGKEKLEKDGNKVFSLVEFEGE
- a CDS encoding kinase; protein product: MTVICISGTPCTGKTTLAKKLSKQFIYEYIDVNKLIKDNKLDEKYDRKKRCYVVDVKKLNKLLIKLVQTKKNLVIDSHLSHYLPKKYVDLCIITKCNLKTLEKRLKKRKYNKSKIRENLDCEIFDICLNEAKENKHKVLKVDTSKKVNVKNIRIK